The following are from one region of the Mycolicibacterium helvum genome:
- a CDS encoding WhiB family transcriptional regulator produces the protein MSTSTVRQEKLPVLPCHVGNPDLWFAESPMDLEHAKVLCGECPIRRQCLAAALERGEPWGVWGGEIIERGTVVQRKRPRGRPRKEVIAA, from the coding sequence ATGTCGACATCGACAGTCCGCCAGGAGAAACTGCCGGTGTTGCCGTGCCACGTCGGGAATCCCGACTTGTGGTTCGCCGAAAGTCCGATGGACCTAGAGCACGCCAAGGTGCTCTGCGGGGAATGTCCGATCCGGCGGCAATGCCTTGCCGCCGCTCTGGAACGCGGTGAGCCCTGGGGTGTCTGGGGCGGCGAGATCATCGAACGGGGCACCGTCGTGCAGCGCAAGCGTCCGCGCGGGCGTCCCCGCAAGGAGGTCATCGCGGCCTGA
- a CDS encoding macrolide-binding ATPase MABP-1: MVRDDGDVADIKRGRAARNVKLASIPVGFAGRAALGFGKRLTGKSKDEVSAELVEKAANQLFTVLGELKGGAMKVGQALSVMEAAIPEEFGEPYREALTKLQKDAPPLPAAKVHRVLDGQLGTKWRERFTSFDDTPVASASIGQVHKGVWSDGREVAVKIQYPGADEALRADLKTMQRMVSVFKQLSPGADVQGVVDELIERTEMELDYRLESDNQRAFAKAYEGHPHFVVPHVVASSPKVMITEWIDGVPMSHIIREGTPQERDLCGTRLIELTFDAPSRLGMMHGDAHPGNFMMLPDGRMGVIDFGAVGPLPDGLPIEIGQIICLARDKNYDELLPTMERVGFIQKGEQVSASEIDDMLRQYVEPIEVEVFHYTRRWLQKMAAANMNVSSQQIKTARAMDLPAKLAIPLRVIASTVAISCQLDAHVPTRELAARLVPGFAEPEPAQ, encoded by the coding sequence ATCGTCAGGGATGATGGGGACGTGGCAGACATCAAGCGCGGCCGAGCGGCCCGCAACGTCAAGCTGGCCTCCATCCCGGTGGGGTTTGCCGGCCGGGCGGCTTTGGGCTTCGGCAAACGACTGACCGGCAAATCCAAAGACGAGGTCAGCGCCGAGCTGGTGGAGAAGGCCGCCAACCAGTTGTTCACCGTGCTCGGTGAACTCAAGGGCGGTGCCATGAAGGTGGGCCAAGCACTGTCGGTGATGGAGGCCGCCATCCCGGAAGAGTTCGGCGAGCCCTACCGCGAGGCCCTGACCAAACTGCAGAAGGACGCCCCGCCGCTGCCCGCAGCCAAAGTGCACCGGGTGCTTGACGGCCAGCTCGGCACCAAATGGCGCGAGCGATTCACCTCGTTCGACGACACCCCGGTGGCGTCGGCCAGCATCGGGCAGGTGCACAAGGGGGTGTGGTCGGACGGCCGTGAGGTCGCGGTCAAGATCCAGTACCCCGGCGCCGACGAGGCGCTGCGCGCCGACCTGAAGACCATGCAGCGCATGGTCAGTGTGTTCAAGCAGCTCTCCCCCGGCGCGGATGTGCAGGGCGTGGTCGACGAGCTCATCGAACGCACCGAGATGGAGCTGGACTACCGGCTGGAGTCCGACAACCAGCGCGCCTTCGCCAAGGCCTACGAAGGCCATCCGCATTTCGTCGTGCCGCACGTGGTGGCCAGCTCGCCCAAGGTGATGATCACCGAGTGGATCGACGGCGTGCCGATGTCGCACATCATCCGCGAAGGCACCCCGCAGGAGCGAGACCTTTGCGGCACAAGGCTTATCGAGCTCACCTTCGATGCCCCGTCCCGCCTCGGCATGATGCACGGCGACGCGCATCCCGGGAACTTCATGATGTTGCCGGACGGCCGGATGGGCGTCATCGACTTCGGCGCGGTCGGTCCGCTGCCGGATGGGTTGCCCATCGAAATCGGTCAGATCATCTGCCTGGCCCGCGACAAGAACTACGACGAGCTGCTGCCCACGATGGAACGAGTCGGTTTCATCCAGAAGGGTGAGCAGGTCTCGGCGAGCGAAATCGACGACATGCTGCGCCAGTACGTGGAGCCGATCGAGGTCGAGGTGTTCCACTACACCCGTCGGTGGCTACAGAAGATGGCCGCGGCGAACATGAATGTCTCGTCGCAGCAGATCAAGACCGCCCGAGCGATGGATCTGCCGGCCAAGCTGGCGATTCCGCTGCGGGTTATCGCGTCCACCGTGGCGATCTCGTGCCAGCTGGACGCCCACGTGCCGACGCGCGAACTGGCCGCGCGTTTGGTGCCGGGGTTTGCCGAGCCCGAACCCGCGCAATAG
- a CDS encoding TOMM precursor leader peptide-binding protein, with protein sequence MPVLLRPDGAVQVGWDPRRAVLVRPPDGTTPAALAALLRSMQIPLGMAELLRLAATHGLAGPVVEQILQALITNGVVHGRTRQPVARALSIRVHGRGPLSDLLVEALRCSGARIAQTSHAGASVSAASADMVVLSDYLVADPRLVRDLHTAGVPHLPVRVRDGAGLVGPLVIPGVTSCLACADLHRTDRDEAWPAVAAQLRDVIGNADRPTVLATVAVALGQLQRIITAVRGQEAAGTPPATLNTTLQIDVTSNTISARRWSRHPNCHC encoded by the coding sequence ATGCCGGTGCTGCTGCGACCCGACGGCGCGGTGCAGGTGGGCTGGGATCCGCGCCGCGCGGTCCTGGTCCGCCCACCTGACGGCACCACCCCTGCGGCGCTGGCCGCGTTGCTGCGCAGCATGCAGATTCCGCTCGGCATGGCCGAACTGCTCCGGCTGGCCGCCACCCACGGGCTGGCCGGGCCCGTCGTCGAACAAATCCTGCAGGCCCTGATCACCAACGGCGTCGTCCACGGCCGGACGCGGCAGCCGGTCGCGCGGGCCCTGTCGATCCGGGTGCACGGCCGCGGTCCGCTTTCGGATCTGCTGGTCGAGGCACTGCGATGCTCGGGGGCACGGATCGCGCAGACCAGCCACGCAGGTGCGTCGGTGTCGGCGGCGAGCGCGGACATGGTGGTGCTGAGCGACTATCTGGTCGCCGACCCGCGGCTGGTCCGGGATTTGCACACCGCCGGCGTGCCGCACCTGCCGGTCCGGGTGCGCGACGGCGCCGGACTGGTCGGCCCGCTGGTGATCCCCGGCGTCACCAGCTGCCTGGCATGCGCCGACTTGCACCGCACCGACCGCGACGAGGCCTGGCCGGCGGTGGCCGCGCAGTTACGTGACGTGATCGGCAACGCCGACCGGCCAACTGTGCTGGCTACCGTCGCGGTCGCGCTGGGCCAGCTGCAGCGCATCATCACCGCAGTTCGCGGGCAGGAAGCCGCCGGGACACCGCCAGCAACGCTGAACACCACCCTGCAGATCGACGTCACCAGCAATACGATTTCGGCTCGTCGCTGGTCACGACATCCGAACTGCCATTGCTGA